A region from the Aphis gossypii isolate Hap1 chromosome 1, ASM2018417v2, whole genome shotgun sequence genome encodes:
- the LOC114120871 gene encoding serine/threonine-protein phosphatase 2A regulatory subunit B'' subunit alpha isoform X2: MTTTANHRATAGGNMAPEPEEDIAAIAKQISDHAEAIYQTWKARGLAPNEILTCHRDSSAAADKFGSVLTPQPKSPADVTASVHHNRGAPLMTDSNSTNNLERLVNKFVVEDKARLQAARQSRSLSPKPFASSIQYALQKFEQKASSSNGPVPDHLQSQQQQLQQHSAASKQNFGGGGAAKRYCSKPSPVRNYVASPTADENKGVDGPAWPFRNGGKPAVAQSQQNNCDFMDEVAKEEQRLIDALKNGSVVENRKTEKPAVPSKEGVLLRTAAGGYDASATGHRSKPEFLIGLSALSSSRRNQHAHRQQEQVPHPELTDHQRANIRSNHHQSNPVRPFLTRGSVAERVLIFEKCPTELMKNSSVCNSSSAHSSWKNIGSDVHSKIQNYSKETNQKPGAPPPHTTLQRHTKANRNVFIPRFYYPFGKPESQQQWDTIVKTITDFFMSLPNSQASKHHFGQIAKLCNCPLYWKQPLFFACGGDLSSTIDVNTFLSYWKDVWSSCHDLPSIFIRILARNSKKQTLSPENFILLVQDVVDSHPGLTFLKTAPEFHSRYVHTVISRIFYSVNTSWSGELSLAEIRRSDLIRIIDLLEKEEDINQVTAYFSYEHFYVIYCKFWELDRDHDLFISKTDLARHSDHALSTRIIDRIFSGTVTKKKQKNSNNNYMEEKMSYTEFVWFLMAEEDKRHPRAVEYWFRCMDIDGDGYLSMYELEYFYDEQLQRMESIGIECLPFEDCLCQMLDMVKPKCNGKISLADLKSCKMTPIFFDTFFNLEKYLDHEQRDPFASQRDNENEASDWDKYAAEEYEMLVAEEGGNDAPEEINGTDIEDILSPNLDDVLKSCTFNKISNQPRVLVTDFSSSSTMYDDNDSSDYAGDSDDDI, from the exons ATGACCACGACAGCAAACCATCGGGCCACCGCAGGAGGTAACATGGCTCCCGAACCGGAAGAAGATATCGCGGCCATCGCCAAACAGATATCAGACCACGCGGAGGCAATATACCAGACGTGGAAAGCCCGAGGCCTAGCGCCCAACGAGATACTGACGTGCCACCGCGATTCGTCGGCCGCAGCCGATAAGTTCGGCTCGGTGCTGACTCCGCAACCCAAATCGCCGGCGGACGTTACGGCTTCGGTTCATCACAATCGAGGTGCGCCGTTGATGACCGACTCGAATAGCACGAACAACTTGGAACGGCTGGTGAACAAGTTCGTAGTAGAGGATAAGGCTCGGCTGCAGGCGGCCCGGCAATCACGTTCGCTGTCGCCCAAGCCGTTCGCCTCGTCCATTCAGTACGCGCTGCAAAAGTTCGAACAGAAGGCCTCCTCGTCCAATGGCCCCGTCCCCGATCACCTGCAGTCACAACAACAGCAATTGCAGCAGCATTCTGCCGCCAGCAAGCAGAACTTTGGCGGGGGCGGTGCCGCTAAGAGGTACTGCAGCAAGCCGTCACCGGTACGGAACTATGTGGCGTCACCGACCGCAGACGAAAATAAGGGAGTAGACGGTCCCGCGTGGCCGTTTCGGAACGGTGGCAAACCGGCGGTGGCCCAGTCGCAGCAAAACAATTGTGACTTTATGGACGAGGTGGCCAAAGAGGAACAGCGGCTGATCGACGCGCTCAAGAATGGGTCGGTGGTGGAGAACAGGAAGACCGAAAAGCCGGCCGTGCCCAGCAAGGAAGGCGTTTTGTTGAGGACGGCCGCTGGTGGTTACGATGCGTCGGCGACCGGCCACCGTTCTAAGCCAGAGTTCCTCATCGGGCTATCCGCGCTCAGCTCTTCTCGGCGGAACCAGCACGCTCACCGGCAACAGGAACAGGTGCCGCACCCCGAGCTCACCGACCATCAGCGGGCCAACATTCGATCCAATCACCACCAGTCGAACCCAGTTCGGCCGTTTTTGACGCGCGGTTCGGTTGCCGAGCGTGTACTCATATTCGAAAAGTGTCCGACCGAACTGATGAAAAATTCGTCCGTCTGCAATTCTTCATCGGCTCATTCGTCGTGGAAGAACATCGGTTCGGATGTGCACAGCAAAATTCAA AACTACTCAAAGGAAACCAATCAGAAACCTGGAGCGCCTCCACCACACACTACATTACAAAGACATACAAAGGCCAACCGTAATGTATTCATTCCTAG attctaCTATCCATTTGGAAAGCCCGAAAGTCAACAGCAGTGGGATACGATCGTCAAAACAATCACAGATTTCTTTATGTCGTTGCCGAATTCGCAAGCTTCGAAACACCATTTCGGCCAAATCGCTAAA TTGTGTAATTGCCCGCTTTATTGGAAACAACCTTTGTTCTTTGCCTGTGGCGGGGACTTGTCCAGTACCATAGATGTAAATACCTTCCTTAGTTATTGGAAAGA cGTGTGGTCTTCTTGTCACGACTTGCCATCGATATTCATACGCATATTGGCAAGAAACtcgaaaaaacaaacattatcaCCTGAAAACTTCATCTTATTAGTCCAAGATGTGGTCGATTCGCATCCCGGTTTAACATTCCTGAAAACTGCACCAGAGTTCCATTCTAGATATGTGCACacg gtAATATCGAGGATATTCTACAGTGTTAACACATCATGGAGTGGTGAACTTAGCCTAGCAGAAATCAGACGATCAGATCTAATTCGAATCATTGACCTATTAGAAAAAGAAGAAGACATCAATCAAGTGACAGCTTACTTCAGTTATGAACATTTCTATGTCATTTACTGTAAGTTCTGGGAACTGGATCGTGACCATGATTTATTCATCAGCAAAACTGATTTAGCCAGACACAGCGATCATG cttTGTCCACAAGAATAATTGACAGAATATTTTCGGGAACTGTTACTAAGAAAAAGCAAAAGAAttctaataacaattatatggaAGAAAAAATGAGTTATACAGAATTTGTTTGGTTCCTAATGGCTGAAGAAGATAAACGACATCCTAGAGCTGTTGAATATTGGTTTAG ATGCATGGATATTGATGGTGATGGTTATTTGTCAATGTATGAGCTTGAATATTTCTATGACGAGCAATTGCAAAGAATGGAAAGCATAGGAATTGAATGTCTACCATTTGAAGATTGTTTGTGtcag atGCTTGATATGGTTAAACCAAAATGTAATGGCAAAATATCATTGGCTGATCTCAAATCTTGCAAAATGACTCCGATATTTTTTGACACATTCTTTAACCTCGAAAAATATCTAGATCATGAACAACGTGATCCATTTGCATCACAGAGGGATAATGAAAATgaa GCATCAGACTGGGATAAATATGCTGCTGAAGAATATGAAATGTTAGTAGCTGAAGAAGGTGGAAATGATGCACCAGAGGAAAT aaatggaACTGATATTGAAGATATTCTGTCACCTAATTTGGATGATGTATTGAAATCATgtacgtttaataaaatatccaatCAGCCAAGAGTTCTGGTCACTGATTTTTCTTCATCGTCTACTATGTATGACGACAATGATTCATCTGATTATGCAGGCGATAGTgatgatgatatttaa
- the LOC114120871 gene encoding serine/threonine-protein phosphatase 2A regulatory subunit B'' subunit alpha isoform X4 → MTTTANHRATAGGNMAPEPEEDIAAIAKQISDHAEAIYQTWKARGLAPNEILTCHRDSSAAADKFGSVLTPQPKSPADVTASVHHNRGAPLMTDSNSTNNLERLVNKFVVEDKARLQAARQSRSLSPKPFASSIQYALQKFEQKASSSNGPVPDHLQSQQQQLQQHSAASKQNFGGGGAAKRYCSKPSPVRNYVASPTADENKGVDGPAWPFRNGGKPAVAQSQQNNCDFMDEVAKEEQRLIDALKNGSVVENRKTEKPAVPSKEGVLLRTAAGGYDASATGHRSKPEFLIGLSALSSSRRNQHAHRQQEQVPHPELTDHQRANIRSNHHQSNPVRPFLTRGSVAERVLIFEKCPTELMKNSSVCNSSSAHSSWKNIGSDVHSKIQNYSKETNQKPGAPPPHTTLQRHTKANRNVFIPRFYYPFGKPESQQQWDTIVKTITDFFMSLPNSQASKHHFGQIAKLCNCPLYWKQPLFFACGGDLSSTIDVNTFLSYWKDVWSSCHDLPSIFIRILARNSKKQTLSPENFILLVQDVVDSHPGLTFLKTAPEFHSRYVHTVISRIFYSVNTSWSGELSLAEIRRSDLIRIIDLLEKEEDINQVTAYFSYEHFYVIYCKFWELDRDHDLFISKTDLARHSDHALSTRIIDRIFSGTVTKKKQKNSNNNYMEEKMSYTEFVWFLMAEEDKRHPRAVEYWFRCMDIDGDGYLSMYELEYFYDEQLQRMESIGIECLPFEDCLCQMLDMVKPKCNGKISLADLKSCKMTPIFFDTFFNLEKYLDHEQRDPFASQRDNENEASDWDKYAAEEYEMLVAEEGGNDAPEEIITDEDI, encoded by the exons ATGACCACGACAGCAAACCATCGGGCCACCGCAGGAGGTAACATGGCTCCCGAACCGGAAGAAGATATCGCGGCCATCGCCAAACAGATATCAGACCACGCGGAGGCAATATACCAGACGTGGAAAGCCCGAGGCCTAGCGCCCAACGAGATACTGACGTGCCACCGCGATTCGTCGGCCGCAGCCGATAAGTTCGGCTCGGTGCTGACTCCGCAACCCAAATCGCCGGCGGACGTTACGGCTTCGGTTCATCACAATCGAGGTGCGCCGTTGATGACCGACTCGAATAGCACGAACAACTTGGAACGGCTGGTGAACAAGTTCGTAGTAGAGGATAAGGCTCGGCTGCAGGCGGCCCGGCAATCACGTTCGCTGTCGCCCAAGCCGTTCGCCTCGTCCATTCAGTACGCGCTGCAAAAGTTCGAACAGAAGGCCTCCTCGTCCAATGGCCCCGTCCCCGATCACCTGCAGTCACAACAACAGCAATTGCAGCAGCATTCTGCCGCCAGCAAGCAGAACTTTGGCGGGGGCGGTGCCGCTAAGAGGTACTGCAGCAAGCCGTCACCGGTACGGAACTATGTGGCGTCACCGACCGCAGACGAAAATAAGGGAGTAGACGGTCCCGCGTGGCCGTTTCGGAACGGTGGCAAACCGGCGGTGGCCCAGTCGCAGCAAAACAATTGTGACTTTATGGACGAGGTGGCCAAAGAGGAACAGCGGCTGATCGACGCGCTCAAGAATGGGTCGGTGGTGGAGAACAGGAAGACCGAAAAGCCGGCCGTGCCCAGCAAGGAAGGCGTTTTGTTGAGGACGGCCGCTGGTGGTTACGATGCGTCGGCGACCGGCCACCGTTCTAAGCCAGAGTTCCTCATCGGGCTATCCGCGCTCAGCTCTTCTCGGCGGAACCAGCACGCTCACCGGCAACAGGAACAGGTGCCGCACCCCGAGCTCACCGACCATCAGCGGGCCAACATTCGATCCAATCACCACCAGTCGAACCCAGTTCGGCCGTTTTTGACGCGCGGTTCGGTTGCCGAGCGTGTACTCATATTCGAAAAGTGTCCGACCGAACTGATGAAAAATTCGTCCGTCTGCAATTCTTCATCGGCTCATTCGTCGTGGAAGAACATCGGTTCGGATGTGCACAGCAAAATTCAA AACTACTCAAAGGAAACCAATCAGAAACCTGGAGCGCCTCCACCACACACTACATTACAAAGACATACAAAGGCCAACCGTAATGTATTCATTCCTAG attctaCTATCCATTTGGAAAGCCCGAAAGTCAACAGCAGTGGGATACGATCGTCAAAACAATCACAGATTTCTTTATGTCGTTGCCGAATTCGCAAGCTTCGAAACACCATTTCGGCCAAATCGCTAAA TTGTGTAATTGCCCGCTTTATTGGAAACAACCTTTGTTCTTTGCCTGTGGCGGGGACTTGTCCAGTACCATAGATGTAAATACCTTCCTTAGTTATTGGAAAGA cGTGTGGTCTTCTTGTCACGACTTGCCATCGATATTCATACGCATATTGGCAAGAAACtcgaaaaaacaaacattatcaCCTGAAAACTTCATCTTATTAGTCCAAGATGTGGTCGATTCGCATCCCGGTTTAACATTCCTGAAAACTGCACCAGAGTTCCATTCTAGATATGTGCACacg gtAATATCGAGGATATTCTACAGTGTTAACACATCATGGAGTGGTGAACTTAGCCTAGCAGAAATCAGACGATCAGATCTAATTCGAATCATTGACCTATTAGAAAAAGAAGAAGACATCAATCAAGTGACAGCTTACTTCAGTTATGAACATTTCTATGTCATTTACTGTAAGTTCTGGGAACTGGATCGTGACCATGATTTATTCATCAGCAAAACTGATTTAGCCAGACACAGCGATCATG cttTGTCCACAAGAATAATTGACAGAATATTTTCGGGAACTGTTACTAAGAAAAAGCAAAAGAAttctaataacaattatatggaAGAAAAAATGAGTTATACAGAATTTGTTTGGTTCCTAATGGCTGAAGAAGATAAACGACATCCTAGAGCTGTTGAATATTGGTTTAG ATGCATGGATATTGATGGTGATGGTTATTTGTCAATGTATGAGCTTGAATATTTCTATGACGAGCAATTGCAAAGAATGGAAAGCATAGGAATTGAATGTCTACCATTTGAAGATTGTTTGTGtcag atGCTTGATATGGTTAAACCAAAATGTAATGGCAAAATATCATTGGCTGATCTCAAATCTTGCAAAATGACTCCGATATTTTTTGACACATTCTTTAACCTCGAAAAATATCTAGATCATGAACAACGTGATCCATTTGCATCACAGAGGGATAATGAAAATgaa GCATCAGACTGGGATAAATATGCTGCTGAAGAATATGAAATGTTAGTAGCTGAAGAAGGTGGAAATGATGCACCAGAGGAAAT aataACAGATGAAGACATTTGA
- the LOC114120871 gene encoding serine/threonine-protein phosphatase 2A regulatory subunit B'' subunit alpha isoform X3, giving the protein MTTTANHRATAGGNMAPEPEEDIAAIAKQISDHAEAIYQTWKARGLAPNEILTCHRDSSAAADKFGSVLTPQPKSPADVTASVHHNRGAPLMTDSNSTNNLERLVNKFVVEDKARLQAARQSRSLSPKPFASSIQYALQKFEQKASSSNGPVPDHLQSQQQQLQQHSAASKQNFGGGGAAKRYCSKPSPVRNYVASPTADENKGVDGPAWPFRNGGKPAVAQSQQNNCDFMDEVAKEEQRLIDALKNGSVVENRKTEKPAVPSKEGVLLRTAAGGYDASATGHRSKPEFLIGLSALSSSRRNQHAHRQQEQVPHPELTDHQRANIRSNHHQSNPVRPFLTRGSVAERVLIFEKCPTELMKNSSVCNSSSAHSSWKNIGSDVHSKIQNYSKETNQKPGAPPPHTTLQRHTKANRNVFIPRFYYPFGKPESQQQWDTIVKTITDFFMSLPNSQASKHHFGQIAKLCNCPLYWKQPLFFACGGDLSSTIDVNTFLSYWKDVWSSCHDLPSIFIRILARNSKKQTLSPENFILLVQDVVDSHPGLTFLKTAPEFHSRYVHTVISRIFYSVNTSWSGELSLAEIRRSDLIRIIDLLEKEEDINQVTAYFSYEHFYVIYCKFWELDRDHDLFISKTDLARHSDHALSTRIIDRIFSGTVTKKKQKNSNNNYMEEKMSYTEFVWFLMAEEDKRHPRAVEYWFRCMDIDGDGYLSMYELEYFYDEQLQRMESIGIECLPFEDCLCQMLDMVKPKCNGKISLADLKSCKMTPIFFDTFFNLEKYLDHEQRDPFASQRDNENEHNENGNKYYKASDWDKYAAEEYEMLVAEEGGNDAPEEIITDEDI; this is encoded by the exons ATGACCACGACAGCAAACCATCGGGCCACCGCAGGAGGTAACATGGCTCCCGAACCGGAAGAAGATATCGCGGCCATCGCCAAACAGATATCAGACCACGCGGAGGCAATATACCAGACGTGGAAAGCCCGAGGCCTAGCGCCCAACGAGATACTGACGTGCCACCGCGATTCGTCGGCCGCAGCCGATAAGTTCGGCTCGGTGCTGACTCCGCAACCCAAATCGCCGGCGGACGTTACGGCTTCGGTTCATCACAATCGAGGTGCGCCGTTGATGACCGACTCGAATAGCACGAACAACTTGGAACGGCTGGTGAACAAGTTCGTAGTAGAGGATAAGGCTCGGCTGCAGGCGGCCCGGCAATCACGTTCGCTGTCGCCCAAGCCGTTCGCCTCGTCCATTCAGTACGCGCTGCAAAAGTTCGAACAGAAGGCCTCCTCGTCCAATGGCCCCGTCCCCGATCACCTGCAGTCACAACAACAGCAATTGCAGCAGCATTCTGCCGCCAGCAAGCAGAACTTTGGCGGGGGCGGTGCCGCTAAGAGGTACTGCAGCAAGCCGTCACCGGTACGGAACTATGTGGCGTCACCGACCGCAGACGAAAATAAGGGAGTAGACGGTCCCGCGTGGCCGTTTCGGAACGGTGGCAAACCGGCGGTGGCCCAGTCGCAGCAAAACAATTGTGACTTTATGGACGAGGTGGCCAAAGAGGAACAGCGGCTGATCGACGCGCTCAAGAATGGGTCGGTGGTGGAGAACAGGAAGACCGAAAAGCCGGCCGTGCCCAGCAAGGAAGGCGTTTTGTTGAGGACGGCCGCTGGTGGTTACGATGCGTCGGCGACCGGCCACCGTTCTAAGCCAGAGTTCCTCATCGGGCTATCCGCGCTCAGCTCTTCTCGGCGGAACCAGCACGCTCACCGGCAACAGGAACAGGTGCCGCACCCCGAGCTCACCGACCATCAGCGGGCCAACATTCGATCCAATCACCACCAGTCGAACCCAGTTCGGCCGTTTTTGACGCGCGGTTCGGTTGCCGAGCGTGTACTCATATTCGAAAAGTGTCCGACCGAACTGATGAAAAATTCGTCCGTCTGCAATTCTTCATCGGCTCATTCGTCGTGGAAGAACATCGGTTCGGATGTGCACAGCAAAATTCAA AACTACTCAAAGGAAACCAATCAGAAACCTGGAGCGCCTCCACCACACACTACATTACAAAGACATACAAAGGCCAACCGTAATGTATTCATTCCTAG attctaCTATCCATTTGGAAAGCCCGAAAGTCAACAGCAGTGGGATACGATCGTCAAAACAATCACAGATTTCTTTATGTCGTTGCCGAATTCGCAAGCTTCGAAACACCATTTCGGCCAAATCGCTAAA TTGTGTAATTGCCCGCTTTATTGGAAACAACCTTTGTTCTTTGCCTGTGGCGGGGACTTGTCCAGTACCATAGATGTAAATACCTTCCTTAGTTATTGGAAAGA cGTGTGGTCTTCTTGTCACGACTTGCCATCGATATTCATACGCATATTGGCAAGAAACtcgaaaaaacaaacattatcaCCTGAAAACTTCATCTTATTAGTCCAAGATGTGGTCGATTCGCATCCCGGTTTAACATTCCTGAAAACTGCACCAGAGTTCCATTCTAGATATGTGCACacg gtAATATCGAGGATATTCTACAGTGTTAACACATCATGGAGTGGTGAACTTAGCCTAGCAGAAATCAGACGATCAGATCTAATTCGAATCATTGACCTATTAGAAAAAGAAGAAGACATCAATCAAGTGACAGCTTACTTCAGTTATGAACATTTCTATGTCATTTACTGTAAGTTCTGGGAACTGGATCGTGACCATGATTTATTCATCAGCAAAACTGATTTAGCCAGACACAGCGATCATG cttTGTCCACAAGAATAATTGACAGAATATTTTCGGGAACTGTTACTAAGAAAAAGCAAAAGAAttctaataacaattatatggaAGAAAAAATGAGTTATACAGAATTTGTTTGGTTCCTAATGGCTGAAGAAGATAAACGACATCCTAGAGCTGTTGAATATTGGTTTAG ATGCATGGATATTGATGGTGATGGTTATTTGTCAATGTATGAGCTTGAATATTTCTATGACGAGCAATTGCAAAGAATGGAAAGCATAGGAATTGAATGTCTACCATTTGAAGATTGTTTGTGtcag atGCTTGATATGGTTAAACCAAAATGTAATGGCAAAATATCATTGGCTGATCTCAAATCTTGCAAAATGACTCCGATATTTTTTGACACATTCTTTAACCTCGAAAAATATCTAGATCATGAACAACGTGATCCATTTGCATCACAGAGGGATAATGAAAATgaa CATAACgaaaatggaaataaatattataag GCATCAGACTGGGATAAATATGCTGCTGAAGAATATGAAATGTTAGTAGCTGAAGAAGGTGGAAATGATGCACCAGAGGAAAT aataACAGATGAAGACATTTGA
- the LOC114120871 gene encoding serine/threonine-protein phosphatase 2A regulatory subunit B'' subunit alpha isoform X1 → MTTTANHRATAGGNMAPEPEEDIAAIAKQISDHAEAIYQTWKARGLAPNEILTCHRDSSAAADKFGSVLTPQPKSPADVTASVHHNRGAPLMTDSNSTNNLERLVNKFVVEDKARLQAARQSRSLSPKPFASSIQYALQKFEQKASSSNGPVPDHLQSQQQQLQQHSAASKQNFGGGGAAKRYCSKPSPVRNYVASPTADENKGVDGPAWPFRNGGKPAVAQSQQNNCDFMDEVAKEEQRLIDALKNGSVVENRKTEKPAVPSKEGVLLRTAAGGYDASATGHRSKPEFLIGLSALSSSRRNQHAHRQQEQVPHPELTDHQRANIRSNHHQSNPVRPFLTRGSVAERVLIFEKCPTELMKNSSVCNSSSAHSSWKNIGSDVHSKIQNYSKETNQKPGAPPPHTTLQRHTKANRNVFIPRFYYPFGKPESQQQWDTIVKTITDFFMSLPNSQASKHHFGQIAKLCNCPLYWKQPLFFACGGDLSSTIDVNTFLSYWKDVWSSCHDLPSIFIRILARNSKKQTLSPENFILLVQDVVDSHPGLTFLKTAPEFHSRYVHTVISRIFYSVNTSWSGELSLAEIRRSDLIRIIDLLEKEEDINQVTAYFSYEHFYVIYCKFWELDRDHDLFISKTDLARHSDHALSTRIIDRIFSGTVTKKKQKNSNNNYMEEKMSYTEFVWFLMAEEDKRHPRAVEYWFRCMDIDGDGYLSMYELEYFYDEQLQRMESIGIECLPFEDCLCQMLDMVKPKCNGKISLADLKSCKMTPIFFDTFFNLEKYLDHEQRDPFASQRDNENEHNENGNKYYKASDWDKYAAEEYEMLVAEEGGNDAPEEINGTDIEDILSPNLDDVLKSCTFNKISNQPRVLVTDFSSSSTMYDDNDSSDYAGDSDDDI, encoded by the exons ATGACCACGACAGCAAACCATCGGGCCACCGCAGGAGGTAACATGGCTCCCGAACCGGAAGAAGATATCGCGGCCATCGCCAAACAGATATCAGACCACGCGGAGGCAATATACCAGACGTGGAAAGCCCGAGGCCTAGCGCCCAACGAGATACTGACGTGCCACCGCGATTCGTCGGCCGCAGCCGATAAGTTCGGCTCGGTGCTGACTCCGCAACCCAAATCGCCGGCGGACGTTACGGCTTCGGTTCATCACAATCGAGGTGCGCCGTTGATGACCGACTCGAATAGCACGAACAACTTGGAACGGCTGGTGAACAAGTTCGTAGTAGAGGATAAGGCTCGGCTGCAGGCGGCCCGGCAATCACGTTCGCTGTCGCCCAAGCCGTTCGCCTCGTCCATTCAGTACGCGCTGCAAAAGTTCGAACAGAAGGCCTCCTCGTCCAATGGCCCCGTCCCCGATCACCTGCAGTCACAACAACAGCAATTGCAGCAGCATTCTGCCGCCAGCAAGCAGAACTTTGGCGGGGGCGGTGCCGCTAAGAGGTACTGCAGCAAGCCGTCACCGGTACGGAACTATGTGGCGTCACCGACCGCAGACGAAAATAAGGGAGTAGACGGTCCCGCGTGGCCGTTTCGGAACGGTGGCAAACCGGCGGTGGCCCAGTCGCAGCAAAACAATTGTGACTTTATGGACGAGGTGGCCAAAGAGGAACAGCGGCTGATCGACGCGCTCAAGAATGGGTCGGTGGTGGAGAACAGGAAGACCGAAAAGCCGGCCGTGCCCAGCAAGGAAGGCGTTTTGTTGAGGACGGCCGCTGGTGGTTACGATGCGTCGGCGACCGGCCACCGTTCTAAGCCAGAGTTCCTCATCGGGCTATCCGCGCTCAGCTCTTCTCGGCGGAACCAGCACGCTCACCGGCAACAGGAACAGGTGCCGCACCCCGAGCTCACCGACCATCAGCGGGCCAACATTCGATCCAATCACCACCAGTCGAACCCAGTTCGGCCGTTTTTGACGCGCGGTTCGGTTGCCGAGCGTGTACTCATATTCGAAAAGTGTCCGACCGAACTGATGAAAAATTCGTCCGTCTGCAATTCTTCATCGGCTCATTCGTCGTGGAAGAACATCGGTTCGGATGTGCACAGCAAAATTCAA AACTACTCAAAGGAAACCAATCAGAAACCTGGAGCGCCTCCACCACACACTACATTACAAAGACATACAAAGGCCAACCGTAATGTATTCATTCCTAG attctaCTATCCATTTGGAAAGCCCGAAAGTCAACAGCAGTGGGATACGATCGTCAAAACAATCACAGATTTCTTTATGTCGTTGCCGAATTCGCAAGCTTCGAAACACCATTTCGGCCAAATCGCTAAA TTGTGTAATTGCCCGCTTTATTGGAAACAACCTTTGTTCTTTGCCTGTGGCGGGGACTTGTCCAGTACCATAGATGTAAATACCTTCCTTAGTTATTGGAAAGA cGTGTGGTCTTCTTGTCACGACTTGCCATCGATATTCATACGCATATTGGCAAGAAACtcgaaaaaacaaacattatcaCCTGAAAACTTCATCTTATTAGTCCAAGATGTGGTCGATTCGCATCCCGGTTTAACATTCCTGAAAACTGCACCAGAGTTCCATTCTAGATATGTGCACacg gtAATATCGAGGATATTCTACAGTGTTAACACATCATGGAGTGGTGAACTTAGCCTAGCAGAAATCAGACGATCAGATCTAATTCGAATCATTGACCTATTAGAAAAAGAAGAAGACATCAATCAAGTGACAGCTTACTTCAGTTATGAACATTTCTATGTCATTTACTGTAAGTTCTGGGAACTGGATCGTGACCATGATTTATTCATCAGCAAAACTGATTTAGCCAGACACAGCGATCATG cttTGTCCACAAGAATAATTGACAGAATATTTTCGGGAACTGTTACTAAGAAAAAGCAAAAGAAttctaataacaattatatggaAGAAAAAATGAGTTATACAGAATTTGTTTGGTTCCTAATGGCTGAAGAAGATAAACGACATCCTAGAGCTGTTGAATATTGGTTTAG ATGCATGGATATTGATGGTGATGGTTATTTGTCAATGTATGAGCTTGAATATTTCTATGACGAGCAATTGCAAAGAATGGAAAGCATAGGAATTGAATGTCTACCATTTGAAGATTGTTTGTGtcag atGCTTGATATGGTTAAACCAAAATGTAATGGCAAAATATCATTGGCTGATCTCAAATCTTGCAAAATGACTCCGATATTTTTTGACACATTCTTTAACCTCGAAAAATATCTAGATCATGAACAACGTGATCCATTTGCATCACAGAGGGATAATGAAAATgaa CATAACgaaaatggaaataaatattataag GCATCAGACTGGGATAAATATGCTGCTGAAGAATATGAAATGTTAGTAGCTGAAGAAGGTGGAAATGATGCACCAGAGGAAAT aaatggaACTGATATTGAAGATATTCTGTCACCTAATTTGGATGATGTATTGAAATCATgtacgtttaataaaatatccaatCAGCCAAGAGTTCTGGTCACTGATTTTTCTTCATCGTCTACTATGTATGACGACAATGATTCATCTGATTATGCAGGCGATAGTgatgatgatatttaa